One Sulfuricurvum sp. DNA segment encodes these proteins:
- a CDS encoding abortive infection family protein: MSFNDEITTINNLTDYELIKYLENGLIGRATGGSFDYYDYVRQKVLKNNDYQKLLPEWIKTCRDTNQFWGFIKGKFGSYQERREFIWSEFAPLLNQIEFKTFSPLDEIIVFDEVHISQQWQKAIERKDSDPEGAITIARTLIESLLKHILEEQNINHNDSMELSELYKEVAKLLNLAPEQHQEGIFKQILGGANGIISGLGVMRNKLGDAHGATKTKIKPKERHGELAVNLAGSMALFIYKTYKEKQSK; this comes from the coding sequence ATGAGCTTTAATGATGAAATAACAACAATAAATAATCTTACTGACTACGAATTGATAAAGTACCTTGAAAATGGTTTAATTGGTCGTGCAACAGGTGGGAGTTTTGATTATTATGATTATGTAAGACAAAAAGTACTAAAGAATAATGACTATCAAAAGTTACTTCCTGAGTGGATTAAAACTTGCAGAGATACAAATCAATTTTGGGGTTTTATTAAAGGCAAATTTGGTTCTTATCAGGAAAGAAGAGAGTTCATTTGGAGTGAATTCGCACCGCTACTGAATCAAATAGAATTTAAAACATTTTCCCCGCTTGATGAGATTATAGTTTTTGACGAAGTACATATTTCTCAGCAATGGCAAAAAGCAATTGAAAGAAAAGACAGTGATCCAGAGGGTGCTATAACCATTGCTAGAACTTTGATTGAGAGTTTGTTAAAACATATTTTAGAGGAACAGAATATCAATCATAATGATAGTATGGAATTGTCAGAGCTTTATAAAGAGGTGGCAAAGTTATTAAATTTAGCTCCAGAACAGCATCAAGAAGGCATTTTTAAACAAATACTTGGTGGTGCGAATGGAATTATAAGTGGACTTGGTGTAATGAGAAATAAATTAGGTGATGCACACGGTGCAACAAAAACAAAGATTAAGCCAAAAGAGAGACATGGTGAACTTGCAGTTAATTTGGCAGGTTCAATGGCATTGTTTATTTACAAAACATATAAAGAAAAACAGTCCAAATGA
- a CDS encoding DUF6088 family protein — translation MKSTQEQVLSKIYGNGNGYAFSSMDFIRDFPRDNIDKALSELVQKGKIRRVARGIYDYPKYSKLLQQNLSPDMEKIAHAYARKFNWQIEVSGDTALNILGLSTQIVGKYIYLSNGPNREYIIQDNIVLAFKKSALKNIGFKYKESSLIVQALRSLGKEHITDTVITKIRSQIDEKMFGKILTDTKTSTDWIYETIKEICKET, via the coding sequence ATGAAATCCACCCAAGAGCAAGTGCTTTCAAAGATATATGGAAACGGAAATGGGTATGCGTTTTCATCTATGGATTTTATAAGAGATTTTCCAAGAGACAATATAGATAAAGCACTATCGGAGTTAGTACAAAAAGGCAAAATCCGCCGAGTGGCTCGCGGTATATATGACTATCCAAAATACAGTAAACTCTTGCAACAAAATCTAAGTCCGGATATGGAAAAGATTGCCCATGCTTATGCCAGAAAGTTTAACTGGCAAATCGAAGTAAGCGGTGATACGGCGCTCAATATCTTGGGTCTTTCTACCCAGATTGTCGGTAAATATATATACCTCAGTAATGGACCAAACAGGGAGTATATTATCCAAGACAACATAGTCCTAGCGTTTAAAAAATCTGCTTTGAAAAACATAGGGTTTAAATACAAAGAGAGTTCTTTGATAGTACAGGCGCTAAGATCACTCGGTAAAGAACATATCACAGATACGGTTATCACTAAAATTCGAAGCCAGATCGATGAGAAGATGTTTGGCAAGATCCTAACAGATACGAAAACATCAACGGACTGGATCTACGAGACCATCAAAGAAATCTGCAAGGAAACATAA